A genomic stretch from Cervus canadensis isolate Bull #8, Minnesota chromosome 27, ASM1932006v1, whole genome shotgun sequence includes:
- the ZNF654 gene encoding zinc finger protein 654 isoform X3 has product MALIKCCINHPEISKDLYFHQALFTCLFMSPVEDHLFQEHLLKTDCKSGIDIICNTEKEGKTMLALQLCESFLISQLQNGDMYCIWELIFIWSKLQLKSNPSKQVFVDQCYQLLRTATNVRVIFPFMKIIKDEVEEEGLQICVEICGCALQLDLHDDPKTKCLIYKTIAHFLPNDLEILRICALSIFFLERSLEAYRTVEELYKRPDEEYNEGSSSVQNRVRFELLPILKKGLFFDPEFWNFIMIKKNCVALLSDKSAVRFLNESALENSTGNVKKALDQHGLEEGIDLLTDQSTGELDPDDISGVQPKGPINAKKNLTALNASRVDHNVPRHRCMLCNKEFLGGHIVRHAQAHQKKGSFSCVICGRKFRNKGLMQKHLKNHVKKIQRQQIAAAQQEDQESPALEEMNCSDTFISFENGNSDNKDLEVETITGSSDGKKDVIPAHVGEFTEIPVNVSEDVIENITENGSPDTCLNNVSEPLPICVDDYEEEEDEEGDYEEDDYDLNQESSVLHKINGAVCHPKDIYATDQEGNFKCPALGCVRIFKRIGFLNKHARTVHPTDLNVRQTVMKWSKGKCKFCQRQFEDSQHFIDHLNRHSYPNVYFCLHFNCNESFKLPFQLAQHTKSHRIFQAQCSFPECHELFEDLPLLYEHEAQHYLSKTPESSAQPSETILWDVLTDAKSNHQEKDSSGNERQTISLPVSTSKSRKDITEPKTCIESVEKKTDRLIQNGNEHSDDTVSDTSLTDQKMPDIEPNSENNCSINDLVNGHSGIEQTPLVSSDPAFKIDTNRIRTENGSILPSVVPQEHSTLPVSQAPSKPNPTSEHTSYGLILTKPYVRPLPPSYLDERYLSMPKRRKFLTDRVDACSDQDNVCKKSVKRLRCGKCLTTYCNAEALEAHLAQKKCQTLFGFDSDDESKSAVFSVGISVEVENAINRHKVKKIDTCITQIIKHYSVHYFL; this is encoded by the exons ATGGCTCTTATTAAATGTTGTATAAATCACCCAGAAATCAGTAAAGACTTGTACTTCCATCAAGCACTCTTCACCTGTCTGTTTATGTCACCTGTAGAAGATCACCTTTTCCAGGAG CATTTACTGAAAACTGATTGTAAGAGTGGAATTGATATCATCTGTAACACTGAAAAAGAAGGCAAGACTATGTTAGCCTTGCAACTCTGTGAATCCTTTCTTATTTCACAGCTCCAGAATGGGGATATGTACTGTATCTG GGAGTTGATTTTCATATGGAGTAAACTTCAGCTAAAGTCTAATCCTTCAAAACAAGTTTTTGTAGATCAGTGCTACCAGCTCTTAAGAACAGCAACTAATGTGAGAGTCATATTTCCTTTCATGAAAATCATTAAAGATGAG gtTGAAGAAGAAGGCTTACAAATTTGTGTTGAAATATGTGGTTGTGCTCTACAACTAGATCTTCATGATGATCCCAAAACTAAATGTCTAATTTATAAAACAATTGCACATTTTCTACCAAATGATTTGGAGATTCTCAGGATTTGCGCACTCTCGATATTCTTTCTTGAGCGCTCCTTGGAAGCTTATCGTACTGTCGAAGAGCTTTACAAACGCCCAGACGAGGAATACAATGAAGGCTCAAGCAGTGTTCAGAATCGCGTTCGTTTTGAATTACTTCCAATTTTGAAAAAGGGATTGTTTTTTGATCCTGAATTCTGGAACTTCATAATGATTAAGAAAAACTGTGTAGCATTACTGAGTGATAAATCAGCAGTTAGATTTCTAAATGAAAGTGCACTGGAAAATTCTACAGGTAATGTAAAAAAGGCATTGGATCAGCACGGTTTAGAGGAAGGGATTGACCTTCTTACAGATCAAAGCACTGGAGAGCTTGATCCTGATGATATATCTGGAGTGCAACCAAAAGGCCCTATTAATGCAAAGAAAAACCTTACAGCTCTTAATGCTTCCAGAGTAGATCACAATGTCCCAAGGCATCGGTGTATGTTATGTAACAAGGAATTTTTAGGTGGTCATATTGTAAGGCATGCCCAGGCTCATCAGAAAAAGGGCAGTTTTTCATGTGTGATATGTGGCAGGAAATTTAGAAACAAAGGACTTATGCAGAAGCATTTAAAGAATCACGTTAAGAAAATACAGAGACAGCAAATTGCTGCAGCTCAGCAAGAGGATCAAGAAAGTCCTGCTTTGGAAGAAATGAATTGTTCTgatactttcatttcatttgaaaatggGAATTCTGATAATAAGGATTTGGAAGTAGAGACTATTACTGGTTCCAGTGACGGAAAAAAAGACGTCATCCCTGCACATGTGGGTGAATTCACTGAAATTCCTGTCAATGTATCAGAAGATGTTATTGAAAACATTACTGAAAATGGCAGCCCTGATACTTGTTTAAATAATGTCTCAGAGCCATTACCTATCTGTGTGGATGACtatgaggaggaagaagatgaggAAGGTGATTATGAAGAAGATGACTATGACCTGAATCAAGAAAGTTCAGTACTTCATAAAATCAATGGAGCTGTGTGTCATCCAAAAGACATATATGCAACAGATCAAGAAGGAAATTTTAAGTGCCCTGCTCTTGGCTGTGTCAGGATATTTAAACGAATTGGATTTCTGAATAAGCATGCAAGGACTGTACATCCAACTGATTTAAATGTGCGGCAAACAGTAATGAAGTGGAgcaaaggaaaatgcaaattttgtcaaaggcaaTTTGAAGATTCTCAACATTTTATAGATCACCTTAATAGACACAGCTATCcaaatgtgtatttttgtttgcattttaattgCAATGAATCATTTAAGCTGCCATTCCAACTTGCTCAGCACACAAAAAGTCACAGGATATTTCAAGCTCAGTGTAGTTTTCCAGAATGCCATGAGCTTTTTGAAGATCTTCCTCTGCTATATGAACATGAAGCTCAGCACTATTTAAGTAAAACACCAGAATCATCTGCACAACCAAGTGAAACAATTCTTTGGGATGTTCTTACAGACGCAAAatctaatcatcaggaaaaagaCTCATCTGGTAATGAGAGACAGACTATTAGTCTGCCAGTTTCTACTAGCAAATCAAGGAAAGATATTACAGAACCAAAGACATGCATAGAAAGcgtggaaaagaaaacagaccgTTTAATTCAGAATGGAAATGAACATTCTGATGACACTGTTTCTGATACAAGCTTGACAGACCAAAAGATGCCTGACATAGAGccaaattctgaaaataattgtAGTATTAATGATTTAGTCAATGGACACAGTGGAATAGAGCAAACACCTTTAGTTTCATCAGATCCTGCTTTCAAAATTGATACAAATAGAATCAGGACAGAAAACGGTTCCATTTTACCCAGTGTTGTACCACAAGAACACAGTACCCTGCCAGTATCTCAGGCACCTTCCAAACCAAATCCGACGAGCGAACATACTTCATATGGCTTAATTTTAACAAAGCCATATGTCAGACCATTGCCTCCCAGTTACCTTGATGAACGGTACCTTAGTATGCCAAAACGCAGAAAATTTCTGACTGATAGGGTAGATGCCTGTTCTGATCAAGATAACGTTtgtaaaaaatcagtgaaaagatTAAGATGTGGCAAATGCCTGACCACCTACTGTAATGCAGAAGCACTTGAGGCTCACCTTGCACAAAAGAAATGTCAGACCCTCTTTGGATTTGATTCAGATGATGAAAGTAAGTCTGCTGTCTTCTCAGTAGGTATATCTGTAGAAGTAGAAAATGCCATAAATCGtcataaggttaaaaaaattgaCACTTGTATAACACAGATAATAAAGCACTACTCCGTACATTATTTCCTGTAA